The proteins below come from a single Zhouia spongiae genomic window:
- a CDS encoding sodium:solute symporter family protein, with protein MSVQIWTYLLVAVTFAIYIGVAIWSRAGSTKEFYVAGGGVSPLANGMATAADWMSAASFISMAGIISFAGYDGSVYLMGWTGGYVLLALLLAPYLRKFGKFTVPDFIGDRYYSNIARLVAVICALFVSFTYVAGQMRGVGVVFSRFLEVDVDTGVYIGMAIVLFYAVLGGMKGITYTQVAQYCVLIFAFMVPAFFLSIQMTGNPIPQFGFGGVTPEGTYLLDKLDGLHRELGFHEYTSGSKSTVDVFFITAALMLGTAGLPHVIVRFFTVPRVRDARKSALYALIFIGVLYTTAPAIAVFARTNLIETVSGQPYSAMPDWFKKWELTGLLEFRDKNSDGRIQYLANPETNELMIDRDIIVLANPEISGLPNWVIALVAAGGLAAALSTAAGLLLVISSSISHDLLKKMLLPDIDEKTELWAARGSAVAAVCVAGYFGINPPGFVASVVALAFGLAAASFFPAIVLGIFSKRMNKEGAVAGMILGLAITCYYIARFKLKWIGDPATSGEAYWWFGISPEGFGTVGMLLNFTVAVIVSKFTKKPPEEIGEIVESIRYPKGASKTVSNH; from the coding sequence ATGAGTGTTCAGATCTGGACCTACTTATTGGTTGCGGTTACTTTTGCCATTTACATCGGGGTGGCTATTTGGAGCAGGGCCGGGTCGACCAAAGAGTTTTATGTGGCAGGAGGAGGCGTGTCTCCTTTAGCGAACGGGATGGCTACCGCAGCTGACTGGATGTCTGCTGCTTCTTTTATATCGATGGCCGGCATCATTTCTTTTGCGGGATATGACGGTTCTGTTTACCTAATGGGGTGGACCGGAGGCTATGTATTGCTGGCACTTTTGCTGGCACCATACTTAAGAAAATTCGGGAAGTTTACAGTGCCGGATTTTATAGGAGACAGATATTATTCTAATATAGCACGCCTGGTGGCGGTTATCTGTGCATTGTTTGTGTCGTTTACTTATGTCGCCGGGCAGATGAGAGGGGTAGGAGTCGTTTTTTCCAGGTTCCTGGAGGTCGATGTGGATACAGGTGTGTATATAGGAATGGCGATCGTGTTATTTTATGCTGTTCTTGGCGGGATGAAAGGGATAACCTATACGCAGGTAGCACAATACTGTGTGCTTATTTTTGCATTTATGGTACCGGCCTTTTTTCTTTCTATACAAATGACGGGTAACCCCATACCACAGTTTGGTTTTGGAGGTGTAACTCCTGAGGGAACTTATTTGTTGGATAAGCTGGACGGTTTGCACAGGGAATTGGGTTTTCATGAGTATACTTCCGGAAGCAAATCAACTGTAGATGTATTTTTTATCACAGCGGCTTTGATGTTGGGTACTGCCGGGCTGCCGCATGTAATCGTAAGGTTTTTTACGGTACCAAGGGTAAGAGATGCCCGAAAGTCGGCTTTATATGCCCTGATCTTTATAGGTGTATTGTATACAACCGCACCGGCTATTGCTGTTTTTGCGAGAACAAACTTGATAGAAACTGTCAGCGGACAGCCGTATTCAGCGATGCCGGACTGGTTTAAGAAATGGGAGTTAACCGGATTGCTGGAGTTTAGAGATAAAAACAGTGATGGCAGGATACAATATCTGGCCAATCCGGAAACCAATGAATTGATGATAGACAGGGATATTATTGTGCTGGCCAATCCGGAGATATCGGGGCTTCCCAACTGGGTTATTGCTTTGGTGGCGGCAGGAGGGCTGGCAGCAGCGTTATCTACTGCTGCGGGCTTGCTTCTGGTTATATCGTCTTCAATATCTCACGATCTGTTAAAGAAAATGTTATTACCGGATATTGATGAAAAGACTGAACTGTGGGCCGCCAGAGGTTCGGCTGTAGCAGCGGTTTGTGTAGCCGGTTATTTCGGAATTAATCCGCCCGGTTTTGTGGCTTCGGTAGTAGCCCTGGCATTTGGTTTGGCGGCTGCTTCGTTTTTTCCGGCCATAGTGCTCGGGATTTTCTCCAAACGAATGAATAAAGAAGGTGCCGTTGCTGGAATGATACTGGGACTGGCGATTACCTGTTATTACATAGCCAGGTTTAAACTGAAGTGGATCGGCGACCCGGCAACGTCAGGGGAGGCGTATTGGTGGTTTGGGATTTCCCCGGAGGGGTTCGGGACAGTAGGAATGCTGCTGAATTTTACGGTAGCTGTCATTGTATCGAAGTTTACCAAAAAACCACCTGAAGAAATCGGTGAAATTGTAGAAAGCATACGATACCCAAAGGGAGCCTCCAAAACGGTTAGTAACCATTAA
- a CDS encoding DUF4212 domain-containing protein, producing MNRRKLLLKKYWQHNLKYLFILLIIWFLVSYGCGILFVDELNALRLGGFKLGFWFAQQGSIYVFIVLIAVYVYLMNKLDKKYRLNED from the coding sequence ATGAACCGCAGGAAATTGCTTTTAAAAAAATACTGGCAGCATAATTTAAAGTATCTCTTTATTCTTTTGATCATTTGGTTTTTGGTCTCTTATGGATGCGGGATACTGTTTGTAGATGAACTTAACGCGTTACGCCTTGGGGGTTTTAAGCTGGGCTTTTGGTTTGCCCAGCAAGGGTCTATCTATGTGTTCATCGTACTAATCGCGGTTTATGTATACCTGATGAACAAGCTGGATAAAAAATATCGACTTAACGAAGACTAA
- a CDS encoding acyl-CoA thioesterase — protein sequence MKDRSTENRKATSETRIFKAVFPNTTNHYDTLFGGTAMQLMDETAFITATRFSRQRMVTVSSDRIDFKKPIPAGTIVELIGKVTHIGNTSLKVKVDIYTEEMYSEKREKSVSGEFTFVAIDENKKPTNIL from the coding sequence ATGAAAGACCGCTCCACAGAAAATAGAAAAGCCACCTCGGAAACAAGAATTTTCAAAGCCGTTTTTCCAAATACTACCAACCATTACGATACACTTTTCGGAGGTACTGCCATGCAACTTATGGACGAAACAGCATTTATTACAGCCACCAGGTTCAGCAGACAAAGGATGGTGACCGTCAGCAGTGACAGGATTGACTTTAAAAAGCCGATCCCGGCGGGAACTATCGTTGAACTCATCGGAAAGGTCACCCATATCGGAAATACCAGTCTGAAAGTTAAAGTAGATATTTATACAGAAGAAATGTATTCGGAAAAAAGAGAAAAATCAGTTTCCGGTGAATTTACGTTTGTCGCCATCGATGAAAATAAAAAACCTACAAACATTCTTTAA
- a CDS encoding nucleoside deaminase gives MNDLKTQRMIDRFMEEAIKEAQKSLSEGGIPIGSVLVLDDQIAGRGYNQRVQKDSAVLHAEIDCLENAGRLSPEEYQRAKLYTTLSPCSMCSGAVLLYKIPEVIIGEHITFSGAEDHLRKNGVRLYVFNDERCVKMMKDFITNNPSLWNEDIGEK, from the coding sequence ATGAACGATCTAAAAACACAGCGTATGATCGACAGGTTTATGGAAGAAGCCATTAAAGAAGCCCAAAAAAGCTTAAGTGAGGGAGGTATTCCGATAGGTTCGGTACTGGTATTAGACGACCAAATAGCAGGCAGGGGATACAATCAGCGGGTTCAAAAGGACAGTGCAGTACTCCACGCCGAAATTGATTGTCTGGAAAACGCAGGAAGACTAAGCCCGGAAGAATATCAAAGAGCAAAGCTCTATACAACACTCTCCCCCTGTTCCATGTGCAGTGGCGCTGTTTTATTGTATAAGATCCCTGAAGTTATCATAGGCGAGCATATTACATTTTCAGGGGCCGAAGATCATCTCAGAAAAAACGGTGTCAGGCTTTATGTTTTTAACGATGAACGCTGTGTAAAAATGATGAAAGATTTTATAACAAATAATCCCAGCCTCTGGAACGAAGACATAGGAGAAAAATAA
- a CDS encoding PAS domain-containing protein translates to MTSIKSSGAPLVCWDIYGSFLQEQATHTGKKSDLELLAELKQKHHWDIDFHALLKNSFYDALVLTNLNQEIIWASKGFKKMTGYSIKSIVGKKPKFLQGKETSPDTLSFIRQNIQQGNAFSTQLINYRKNGETYLCEINIAPIKNKQNQITHFIALENERPLHRK, encoded by the coding sequence ATGACATCAATCAAATCGTCAGGTGCCCCATTGGTTTGCTGGGACATATACGGATCGTTCCTCCAAGAACAGGCTACACATACGGGTAAGAAATCTGATCTGGAACTCTTAGCAGAACTCAAACAAAAACATCATTGGGATATCGATTTCCACGCCCTTTTAAAAAACTCCTTTTACGATGCTTTGGTACTGACCAATCTGAACCAGGAAATAATTTGGGCGAGTAAAGGGTTTAAAAAAATGACCGGGTATTCCATAAAAAGTATTGTCGGGAAGAAGCCCAAGTTCCTTCAGGGAAAGGAAACTTCGCCTGATACCTTGAGCTTTATCAGACAAAACATTCAACAAGGGAATGCCTTTAGCACTCAACTCATTAATTACAGAAAGAACGGGGAAACGTATCTTTGTGAAATCAATATCGCCCCGATAAAAAACAAACAAAATCAAATAACTCACTTTATAGCTTTAGAAAATGAAAGACCGCTCCACAGAAAATAG